One window of Desulfobacca acetoxidans DSM 11109 genomic DNA carries:
- the rpsT gene encoding 30S ribosomal protein S20, with translation MTKHRSVMKRDRQSKVRRIRNLSRKTRVKNLVKAVRTAVSQNQPEQAQAALQKAAPVIQRVAAQGTMHWKTAARKISRLTRHINALSSDA, from the coding sequence TTGACCAAACACCGTTCAGTAATGAAACGCGACCGACAGAGCAAGGTCCGGCGAATCCGCAATCTAAGCCGTAAAACCCGGGTCAAGAATTTAGTTAAGGCTGTTCGGACGGCCGTCTCGCAAAACCAGCCAGAGCAGGCTCAGGCTGCCTTACAGAAGGCAGCACCGGTAATCCAACGGGTTGCCGCCCAGGGCACCATGCATTGGAAAACCGCAGCTCGCAAAATCTCCCGGCTGACCCGCCACATTAATGCCCTCTCTTCGGATGCCTAA
- a CDS encoding HD domain-containing protein: protein MHDLPAGYDFRTYERWFLDFTQGYLQGSDFDTANIRIKINHTLRVLGFARQITKNLDLTPVLQEMAHLAALFHDIGRFPQYARYKTYNDKVSVNHATEGVRTMKQHGVLAGFPPQSQHLILGAIALHNRRFLPNQLPVKVRLLTQIVRDADKLDIFAVMLAHFDPRIPYNKVVNLELKPDPDNYTPAILEKVQARQSVNYQHLTWVNDFKLMLCSWLYDLNYPVSQGIAREKGYLDKLLEYLPKTPEFEHLGRQLRQTLQDDLDR from the coding sequence ATGCATGATTTACCTGCAGGATATGATTTTCGGACTTATGAGCGCTGGTTCCTGGACTTTACTCAGGGATATCTTCAGGGAAGCGATTTTGATACGGCCAATATCCGGATAAAAATCAACCATACACTTCGGGTGCTCGGCTTTGCCCGCCAGATTACTAAAAACCTGGATCTCACGCCGGTCTTGCAGGAAATGGCGCACCTGGCGGCCCTCTTCCACGATATCGGCCGGTTTCCACAGTATGCCCGTTATAAAACTTACAATGACAAGGTTTCGGTTAACCACGCCACTGAAGGCGTCCGGACCATGAAGCAGCATGGCGTATTGGCCGGGTTTCCACCCCAGAGTCAACACCTTATCCTGGGAGCCATTGCCCTGCACAACCGGCGTTTTTTACCCAACCAGCTACCAGTTAAAGTTAGACTGCTTACTCAGATTGTCCGCGACGCTGACAAACTCGACATCTTTGCGGTTATGCTGGCGCATTTTGATCCCCGAATACCCTATAATAAAGTGGTCAATCTGGAACTTAAACCCGATCCGGACAATTATACCCCGGCTATTCTGGAAAAGGTGCAGGCCCGGCAATCGGTGAATTACCAGCATCTGACGTGGGTGAATGACTTCAAGCTGATGTTGTGTAGTTGGCTGTATGACCTGAATTATCCTGTCAGTCAAGGTATCGCCAGGGAAAAGGGTTATCTGGATAAGTTGCTGGAATATCTTCCAAAAACGCCAGAGTTTGAGCACCTCGGAAGGCAATTACGGCAGACCCTGCAAGATGACCTTGACAGATGA
- a CDS encoding selenium metabolism-associated LysR family transcriptional regulator → MDLHRLEIFCKVVELKSFTLAAESLLLSQPTVSEHIRALEEIVGEKLVDRQGREVRLTPAGEILQRYAGKMLRLREEARQALADYRGELLGKLVIGASTIPGSYLLPKAIGAFKANHPAVQITLKIANTAAIADAVIKGEFGLGLVGLKSPVKHLNYEVLCPDELTLTVFPEHPFSVKGEVELPELYEQPFIIRERGSGTQMAAQQILAAHGFEYARLKVAAQMPNTEAVRQSIKARVGIGILSRLAVAADIDYGALTAVKIRGVEMRRPIYLVQRQHHQLPPIYQTFEEFLRLESGKPLPDPDLINA, encoded by the coding sequence ATGGATTTACATCGTCTCGAAATTTTCTGCAAGGTGGTGGAGCTTAAGAGCTTCACCCTGGCGGCAGAATCGCTCTTGCTATCACAGCCTACGGTGAGCGAACACATTCGCGCTCTTGAGGAGATAGTTGGAGAAAAGTTGGTGGACCGGCAAGGGCGGGAAGTACGGTTGACTCCGGCAGGAGAGATTCTGCAACGCTACGCTGGCAAGATGCTGCGTCTGCGGGAAGAGGCGCGTCAAGCCCTGGCCGATTATCGCGGGGAACTGCTGGGGAAGCTGGTTATCGGAGCGAGCACTATTCCAGGGAGCTACCTGCTGCCGAAAGCTATCGGCGCCTTCAAGGCCAACCATCCGGCGGTCCAGATCACCTTGAAAATTGCCAATACCGCTGCGATCGCCGACGCCGTGATCAAGGGCGAATTCGGATTGGGTCTGGTAGGATTAAAATCTCCGGTAAAACATCTGAACTACGAGGTGCTGTGCCCCGACGAACTGACTTTGACCGTCTTTCCGGAACATCCTTTTTCGGTAAAGGGCGAAGTGGAACTTCCGGAGCTCTATGAGCAGCCGTTTATTATTCGGGAACGCGGCTCCGGGACGCAGATGGCGGCACAACAGATCCTGGCGGCCCACGGGTTCGAGTATGCCAGGCTCAAGGTTGCGGCGCAGATGCCTAACACCGAAGCGGTACGTCAGAGTATCAAGGCCAGGGTAGGTATCGGCATCCTCTCCCGGTTGGCGGTGGCGGCGGATATTGATTACGGGGCGCTCACGGCAGTAAAAATCCGAGGAGTCGAAATGCGGCGGCCTATCTATCTGGTCCAGCGACAGCACCACCAACTGCCGCCTATCTATCAGACATTTGAGGAGTTTTTACGGCTTGAGAGCGGGAAACCGTTGCCGGACCCGGATCTGATTAATGCATGA
- a CDS encoding cysteine hydrolase family protein yields the protein MPAQALIIIDMINDFLNPAGSLYVGGTGRAIIPFVAAKMQEMRLQGALIVLLTDAHDPNDPEFSRFPPHAVQNTWGAELIGEIKAVPSDVRVTKKQLSGMLNTDLEKILQRQQINEVHLVGVCTSICIMETARDLDLRGYRVVVYRDGVADFDPGDHEWALKRMARLFGVQVV from the coding sequence ATGCCTGCCCAAGCCCTAATTATAATTGACATGATCAACGATTTTTTGAATCCGGCCGGTTCTCTCTATGTGGGAGGGACGGGACGGGCCATTATTCCCTTTGTGGCCGCCAAGATGCAGGAAATGCGGCTGCAAGGGGCCTTGATTGTCCTGCTGACTGACGCCCATGATCCGAACGATCCTGAGTTTAGCCGCTTTCCACCCCATGCGGTCCAAAACACCTGGGGGGCAGAACTCATTGGGGAGATTAAAGCCGTTCCCAGTGATGTCCGGGTGACCAAGAAACAGCTAAGCGGAATGCTCAACACCGATTTGGAGAAAATCCTGCAGCGCCAACAGATTAACGAGGTGCATTTAGTGGGCGTCTGCACCTCTATCTGTATCATGGAAACGGCGCGCGACTTGGATCTTCGGGGTTATCGGGTGGTGGTTTATCGGGACGGGGTAGCTGACTTCGATCCTGGTGATCATGAGTGGGCGCTTAAAAGGATGGCGAGACTCTTTGGCGTGCAGGTGGTTTAA
- the lon gene encoding endopeptidase La — protein MPEKFKQGMPDPEEDESPEINIPEELPLLAVRDIVVFPNMILPLFVGRESSVLAIEAALAQDRLIFLVTQRDPDIDDPEPADIYQVGTVCLIMRMLKLPDGRLKILVQGLTKALIKSFLQEKPFMKATQEQITEQIMEEISIEAEALMRNAREMTEKILSLKGILSPEMSSILESIDEPGRLANLIASNLHLKIEEAQEILEQREPIHRLIRINDYLRRELEVSTMQAKIQSEAKEEIDRSQREYFLREQLRAIKKELGDFEERPDEIEEYQQKITKARMPRGVEEEAVRQLTRLEQMHPDAAEATMVRTYLDWLVEVPWSRNTRDKLELKEAKTVLDADHYDLEKVKDRILEYLSVRKLNKKMKGPILCFVGPPGVGKTSLGRSIARAMGRKFTRISLGGIRDEAEIRGHRRTYIGALPGRIIQGLKNAGVNNPVFMMDEIDKIGQDFRGDPAAALLEVLDPEQNFAFSDHYLNVPFDLSKVMFILTANLVDPIPSALLDRMEIIRLAGYTEEEKLEIAKKFLLPRQLQENGLNPTELTITPNSLRELISHYTQEAGLRNLEREIGSLCRKVARRIAEAEKGPFTISRGNLHRYLGPPRYLPEAEQEKDEIGVATGLAWTEFGGELLFVEASLMKGKGQLTLTGHLGEVMKESAQAALSYARARSQLFNLSEDFYEKLDVHLHVPAGAIPKDGPSAGVTMATALISTLTQIPVRKDVAMTGEITLRGKVLPIGGLKEKALAALRARIKQIIIPEANRKDLTEIPKHIKRRLKFILVQNMDEVLQVALTRLPTREETKKSSSRARSTTRPIASRPS, from the coding sequence ATGCCTGAAAAATTTAAACAGGGTATGCCGGACCCAGAAGAAGACGAATCTCCGGAAATAAATATTCCCGAGGAATTGCCGCTGTTGGCAGTTCGGGATATCGTGGTCTTTCCCAACATGATCCTGCCCCTTTTTGTCGGTCGGGAATCCTCTGTTCTGGCCATTGAAGCTGCGTTGGCCCAAGACAGATTAATTTTTCTCGTGACTCAACGCGATCCGGATATCGATGATCCGGAGCCGGCTGACATCTATCAGGTCGGCACGGTTTGCCTGATCATGCGGATGCTCAAGCTTCCCGATGGTCGGCTGAAAATCCTGGTGCAGGGGTTAACCAAGGCTTTGATCAAGTCCTTTCTGCAAGAAAAGCCTTTTATGAAAGCCACCCAGGAGCAGATCACCGAACAGATAATGGAGGAAATCTCCATCGAAGCAGAAGCCCTGATGCGCAACGCTCGTGAGATGACCGAAAAGATTCTGTCTTTGAAGGGCATTCTGTCACCGGAGATGAGCTCTATTCTGGAATCGATTGATGAACCTGGACGTTTGGCCAATCTGATCGCTTCCAACCTGCATCTTAAAATAGAAGAAGCGCAAGAGATTCTTGAACAGCGTGAGCCCATTCACCGGCTCATCCGCATTAATGATTATCTCAGGCGGGAACTGGAAGTCTCCACGATGCAGGCCAAGATTCAATCCGAGGCCAAGGAGGAGATCGACCGGAGCCAACGGGAATATTTTCTTCGGGAGCAACTGCGCGCCATCAAAAAGGAGTTGGGCGACTTCGAGGAGCGGCCCGATGAGATTGAGGAATATCAGCAGAAGATTACCAAGGCCCGCATGCCCAGGGGCGTGGAAGAGGAGGCGGTAAGGCAGCTCACCCGCCTGGAGCAGATGCATCCTGACGCCGCTGAAGCCACCATGGTGCGGACCTACCTCGATTGGCTCGTGGAAGTCCCCTGGAGCAGGAACACTCGGGACAAACTGGAATTAAAAGAGGCCAAGACCGTTTTAGACGCCGACCACTATGATCTAGAGAAAGTCAAAGACCGCATCCTGGAATACCTGAGTGTCCGCAAGTTGAACAAGAAGATGAAAGGCCCCATTCTCTGTTTCGTGGGTCCGCCGGGAGTAGGCAAAACCTCTCTGGGCAGGTCTATTGCCCGGGCCATGGGCCGGAAATTCACCCGCATCTCTTTGGGCGGCATCCGGGATGAAGCTGAAATACGCGGTCACCGGCGGACGTACATCGGCGCTCTCCCCGGCCGGATCATTCAGGGGCTGAAGAACGCCGGGGTCAACAATCCGGTCTTTATGATGGATGAGATCGATAAAATCGGCCAGGATTTTCGGGGCGATCCGGCCGCCGCCCTGTTGGAGGTCCTGGATCCGGAACAGAATTTTGCCTTCAGCGACCACTATCTTAATGTTCCGTTTGATCTGTCCAAGGTCATGTTTATCCTTACCGCTAATCTGGTAGATCCTATACCCTCGGCGCTGTTGGATCGGATGGAGATCATCCGGCTGGCCGGCTATACCGAAGAGGAAAAGCTGGAAATAGCCAAAAAATTTCTCCTCCCCCGACAGTTGCAGGAGAATGGCCTCAACCCGACCGAACTGACTATTACTCCCAACTCCTTGCGGGAACTCATCAGTCACTACACTCAAGAAGCGGGCTTACGCAATCTCGAACGTGAGATCGGCAGTCTCTGCCGCAAAGTCGCACGCCGCATCGCCGAAGCTGAGAAAGGCCCCTTTACGATCAGTCGGGGTAATCTCCACCGGTATTTAGGGCCGCCCCGCTATCTTCCGGAGGCAGAGCAGGAAAAGGACGAAATTGGGGTAGCCACCGGATTGGCCTGGACTGAATTCGGCGGCGAGCTATTATTTGTCGAAGCCAGTCTTATGAAGGGTAAGGGCCAGTTGACTCTCACCGGCCATCTCGGTGAAGTCATGAAGGAATCGGCCCAGGCGGCGTTAAGCTATGCCCGCGCCCGATCACAGTTATTTAATCTCTCCGAGGATTTTTACGAAAAGTTGGATGTCCACCTGCATGTTCCGGCCGGAGCTATTCCCAAAGACGGTCCCTCGGCTGGGGTTACTATGGCGACCGCCCTCATTTCAACCCTGACCCAGATACCGGTGCGCAAAGACGTGGCCATGACCGGCGAGATCACCCTGCGGGGCAAAGTCCTGCCGATCGGCGGCTTGAAGGAAAAAGCCCTGGCGGCGCTGCGGGCCCGTATCAAACAAATCATCATTCCGGAGGCCAATAGGAAGGATCTGACTGAAATTCCCAAGCATATTAAACGCCGGCTCAAGTTTATCCTGGTGCAGAATATGGACGAAGTGCTTCAGGTAGCTTTGACCCGTCTGCCGACCCGGGAAGAGACCAAAAAATCCTCCTCCCGGGCGCGATCGACTACCAGGCCCATAGCTTCGCGGCCTTCATAA
- a CDS encoding hemolysin family protein, whose protein sequence is MQINTFDLYSPTLNQQIWLKWTALALLLGCYSFFALAETSLFSLSPLARIKLKSKHPQIGGVIERLLSRSQRLLTTIIIGNEAAVIVATVLATSLSLNIWGDKGKWVAMGLMAPALLLFGEIIPKSLALRHPEFWARLIARPLTLVMPLFTPVRVVLLTLSRSLMSFFGLKPAPPSHLVREDDFLRMVEDSHKVGLIAPMERELIVNLMSLGETTVGQIMVPRPDIFYLPLSMKLAELIKAVKQARFSRVPIYGNDPEDIVGILHAKDLLSFAPEAPVDQVSLKKLLRPAYYVPENKRAFDLLGELQTRKIRLALVVDEYGSLIGLVSVEDILEELFGEFEEEFQQAGKLLEQLAPGVYLIKSRMPLDDLNQILGLTLPMEEFDTLGGFVFNLFGELPHEGDAIVHDGMKFEVLRMKGTRILELLLSLETS, encoded by the coding sequence TTGCAAATCAACACCTTTGACCTTTATTCACCGACCTTGAATCAACAAATCTGGCTGAAATGGACCGCTCTGGCTCTTCTTTTAGGGTGTTATAGTTTCTTCGCTCTGGCGGAAACCTCCCTTTTCTCTTTAAGTCCTCTGGCCCGGATCAAACTTAAGAGCAAACATCCCCAGATTGGGGGAGTGATTGAACGCCTCCTGTCCCGCTCGCAGAGGCTGCTGACCACCATTATTATCGGTAATGAAGCGGCCGTAATTGTGGCTACCGTTCTGGCTACCTCATTATCTCTGAATATCTGGGGTGATAAGGGTAAATGGGTAGCGATGGGGTTGATGGCTCCCGCCCTGCTCTTGTTCGGCGAAATCATTCCCAAATCCCTTGCCTTGCGCCATCCGGAATTCTGGGCGCGGTTGATTGCCCGTCCTCTGACCCTGGTAATGCCACTCTTCACCCCGGTTCGGGTAGTACTGCTTACTCTCAGCCGGTCGCTGATGTCCTTCTTTGGGTTAAAACCTGCTCCCCCATCACATCTGGTCCGGGAAGACGACTTCCTCCGGATGGTCGAAGATAGCCATAAAGTCGGCCTGATCGCTCCAATGGAGCGGGAACTGATCGTCAACCTGATGAGTTTGGGCGAAACCACTGTCGGACAGATCATGGTACCCCGACCGGATATCTTTTATCTGCCCTTGAGCATGAAATTAGCGGAGCTGATCAAGGCCGTCAAACAGGCGCGTTTTTCCCGCGTACCAATATATGGCAATGATCCCGAGGATATAGTGGGCATCCTGCATGCCAAAGACCTGCTGAGCTTTGCACCCGAGGCCCCGGTCGACCAGGTCAGTTTAAAAAAACTTTTGCGGCCGGCCTATTATGTGCCTGAAAATAAACGGGCTTTTGATCTCTTGGGTGAATTGCAGACCCGGAAGATCCGTTTGGCTCTGGTGGTGGACGAATACGGCAGTCTGATCGGATTGGTGTCTGTAGAGGACATCCTGGAGGAACTTTTTGGAGAATTTGAGGAAGAATTCCAGCAGGCCGGTAAACTCCTGGAACAGTTGGCGCCCGGGGTCTACCTGATCAAGAGCAGGATGCCGTTGGACGATCTGAACCAGATTCTGGGTCTGACTCTGCCCATGGAAGAGTTTGACACCTTAGGAGGATTTGTCTTTAATCTCTTCGGCGAACTGCCCCATGAAGGCGACGCCATCGTTCATGACGGGATGAAGTTTGAAGTACTGCGCATGAAAGGTACCAGGATTTTGGAGCTCCTGCTTTCCCTGGAAACGTCATGA
- a CDS encoding hemolysin family protein, with protein sequence MIILLYVTIFLLLLFLEGFFTSSEIALVSANHRQLQHLAENGQRQAILAQKLLRAPERLFATTLLGSNLAETANTVLVSALLIDIYGRTGEAAAMLTLPPIILLFAEILPKSIARLRPTRMAQKVSFFVWLASILLAPITWFFASFSRLVLLLTGARSTSLAPFVTREELKMVVKASGAEVDLDTEERTIIHRILYFSQTTVKEVMIPLIEVLAIPETYLISQALEEFRRGRFSRLPVYRHRIDNIIGILHSFDLLGAENPAFGIKKLIRPARFVPVTKRADRLLVEMQQEGIHLVIVVDEYGGAVGIVALEDLLEEVVGDIADEFDQEISPFQKLRDGAYLINARMEIEAVNENLGLNLPLGNYHTLGGFLIKQVGDIPRTGERIRYRNLLFIIRLADLRAIKEVEVHVEASKTAN encoded by the coding sequence ATGATCATCTTACTGTACGTTACTATATTCCTCCTATTGCTCTTTCTGGAGGGTTTTTTCACCAGTTCCGAAATCGCTCTGGTCTCGGCTAATCACCGTCAATTGCAGCATCTGGCCGAAAATGGTCAACGCCAGGCCATCCTGGCCCAGAAACTGCTGCGGGCGCCGGAAAGACTCTTTGCCACCACCCTGTTAGGCTCTAATCTAGCGGAAACCGCCAATACCGTCCTCGTATCGGCTCTGTTGATTGATATATACGGTCGGACAGGAGAAGCAGCGGCGATGCTGACCCTGCCCCCCATAATACTGTTGTTTGCTGAGATCCTGCCCAAATCCATTGCTCGCCTACGACCTACCCGGATGGCGCAGAAGGTTAGTTTCTTCGTCTGGCTGGCCTCAATCCTGCTGGCGCCGATTACCTGGTTCTTTGCCTCCTTCAGTCGACTGGTACTACTGCTCACCGGTGCCCGGAGCACCAGTCTGGCCCCCTTTGTCACCCGTGAAGAACTTAAGATGGTGGTCAAAGCCAGCGGGGCCGAAGTCGATCTTGATACCGAAGAGAGAACTATTATCCACCGGATCCTCTATTTTAGCCAGACAACGGTCAAAGAGGTCATGATCCCGTTGATCGAAGTCCTGGCAATACCGGAAACCTATCTGATTTCCCAGGCCCTGGAAGAATTCCGTCGGGGCCGATTCTCCCGGTTGCCGGTCTATCGTCACCGCATCGACAATATTATCGGCATCTTGCATAGCTTCGATCTGCTGGGCGCAGAAAACCCTGCTTTCGGGATAAAAAAGCTGATCCGCCCGGCGCGTTTCGTCCCCGTGACAAAAAGAGCCGACCGCTTGCTGGTGGAGATGCAGCAGGAAGGTATTCACCTGGTAATCGTGGTAGATGAATATGGGGGTGCCGTAGGCATCGTTGCCCTGGAAGACCTGCTCGAAGAGGTCGTAGGCGACATTGCCGACGAATTTGACCAGGAAATAAGCCCCTTCCAAAAACTCCGGGACGGCGCCTATCTGATTAACGCCCGCATGGAGATAGAAGCCGTCAACGAAAATCTGGGGTTGAATCTGCCGCTGGGGAATTATCACACCCTGGGTGGTTTTCTGATCAAGCAGGTAGGAGACATCCCTCGCACCGGGGAGAGAATCCGCTACCGTAATCTGCTTTTCATCATTCGCCTAGCTGACCTGCGGGCTATTAAAGAGGTGGAGGTACATGTCGAAGCATCGAAAACAGCCAACTGA
- the larC gene encoding nickel pincer cofactor biosynthesis protein LarC: MSKHRKQPTDRILYFDCFSGLSGDMTLGAFIDLGLEPEKLWEGLQQLKLSGYTAHCHKVAKHHLSGTKVSFQITESQPHRTYQDIVGLIAKAALPQEVKELSLRMFQLLAQAEAQVHQQPLTQVHFHEIGAVDSILDLVGTAFAYHALGITQVYASALPCGQGLVRCAHGLLPNPAPATVLLLEGAPMYGVDIQAELVTPTGAAILKGLNANFQPLPPIVLEKVGYGAGDRDLATQPNLLRLMQGRLAAAAASSERVLVLETHLDDMIPEWYEHLMATLFQLGALDVAYTPLQMKKNRPGVGLTVIAPLETRQVMLETLFDESTTLGVRVSEIERVTVKRWLETIDTPYGPLRVKVADIGGRRRLLPEYEACRELARQHHLPLLEVYRLIPM, translated from the coding sequence ATGTCGAAGCATCGAAAACAGCCAACTGACCGCATCCTTTATTTTGATTGTTTCTCAGGTCTTAGCGGCGATATGACGCTGGGGGCCTTTATTGACCTCGGACTCGAGCCGGAGAAGCTCTGGGAGGGTCTTCAGCAGTTAAAGCTGTCCGGTTATACTGCCCACTGCCATAAGGTTGCCAAACATCATCTTTCCGGAACCAAGGTCAGTTTTCAGATTACCGAGTCGCAACCCCACCGCACCTATCAGGATATAGTCGGGTTGATTGCCAAAGCGGCGCTGCCTCAAGAAGTTAAGGAACTCAGCTTAAGAATGTTCCAACTATTGGCCCAGGCCGAGGCTCAGGTACATCAACAGCCACTGACGCAGGTTCATTTTCACGAAATCGGCGCGGTCGATTCTATTTTGGATCTGGTGGGGACGGCCTTCGCGTATCATGCTTTGGGAATAACCCAGGTTTATGCCTCAGCTCTTCCCTGCGGTCAGGGTCTGGTTCGATGTGCCCATGGTCTGCTGCCCAACCCGGCGCCAGCCACCGTCCTGCTGCTCGAAGGCGCCCCGATGTATGGCGTGGACATACAGGCCGAGTTGGTGACGCCTACTGGCGCCGCCATTCTTAAAGGCCTGAACGCCAACTTCCAACCTCTACCTCCGATCGTTTTGGAAAAAGTGGGCTACGGTGCCGGAGACCGGGATCTGGCGACCCAGCCCAACCTGTTGCGTCTTATGCAAGGACGCCTCGCCGCCGCCGCAGCCTCCTCGGAGCGGGTTCTGGTGCTGGAAACCCATCTGGATGACATGATCCCCGAATGGTATGAACATCTGATGGCCACACTCTTCCAACTCGGAGCCTTGGACGTAGCCTATACGCCGCTGCAAATGAAAAAAAACCGTCCTGGCGTCGGACTTACGGTCATAGCTCCCTTAGAGACCCGGCAAGTTATGCTGGAGACCCTGTTTGATGAGTCTACTACCTTGGGAGTGAGAGTCTCGGAAATAGAACGGGTGACGGTGAAACGGTGGTTGGAGACTATCGACACCCCTTATGGACCCCTGCGAGTAAAGGTAGCCGACATCGGCGGCCGCCGCCGATTGTTGCCGGAATATGAGGCCTGCCGGGAACTGGCGAGGCAACACCACCTGCCACTGCTGGAGGTGTATCGCCTGATTCCGATGTGA